One Theropithecus gelada isolate Dixy chromosome 3, Tgel_1.0, whole genome shotgun sequence genomic window carries:
- the IGFBP3 gene encoding insulin-like growth factor-binding protein 3 isoform X1, which yields MQRARPTLWAAALTVLVLLRGPPVARAGASSAGLGPVVRCEPCDARALAQCAPPPAVCAELVREPGCGCCLTCALSEGQPCGIYTERCGSGLRCQPSPDEARPLQALLDGRGLCVNSSAVSRLRAYLLPAPPAPGEPPAPGNASESEEDRSAGSVESPSVSSTHRVSDPKFHPVHSKIIIIKKGHAKDSQRYKVDYESQSTDTQNFSSESKRETEYGPCRREMEDTLNHLKFLNVLSPRGVHIPNCDKKGFYKKKQCRPSKGRKRGFCWCVDKYGQPLPGYTTKGKEDVHCYSMQSK from the exons ATGCAGCGGGCGCGACCCACGCTCTGGGCCGCTGCGCTGACTGTGCTGGTGCTGCTCCGCGGGCCGCCGGTGGCGAGGGCTGGCGCGAGCTCTGCGGGCTTGGGTCCCGTGGTGCGCTGCGAGCCGTGCGACGCGCGTGCACTGGCCCAGTGCGCGCCTCCGCCCGCCGTGTGCGCCGAGCTGGTGCGCGAGCCGGGCTGCGGCTGCTGCCTGACGTGCGCGCTGAGCGAGGGCCAGCCGTGCGGCATCTACACCGAGCGCTGTGGCTCCGGCCTCCGCTGCCAGCCGTCGCCCGACGAGGCGCGCCCGCTGCAGGCGCTGCTGGACGGCCGCGGGCTCTGCGTCAACTCTAGTGCCGTCAGCCGCCTGCGCGCCTACCTGCTGCCAGCGCCGCCCGCTCCAGGTGAGCCGCCCGCGCCAG GAAATGCTAGTGAGTCGGAGGAAGACCGCAGCGCCGGCAGTGTGGAGAGCCCGTCCGTCTCCAGCACGCACCGGGTGTCTGATCCCAAGTTCCACCCCGTCCATTCAAAGATAATCATCATCAAGAAAGGGCATGCTAAAGACAGCCAGCGCTACAAAGTCGACTATGAGTCTCAGAGCACAGATACCCAGAACTTCTCCTCCGAGTCCAAGCGGGAGACAGAATAC GGTCCCTGCCGGAGAGAAATGGAAGACACACTGAATCACCTGAAGTTCCTCAACGTGCTGAGTCCCAGGGGTGTGCACATTCCCAACTGTGACAAGAAGGGATTTTATAAGAAAAAGCAG TGTCGCCCTTCCAAAGGCAGGAAGCGGGGCTTCTGCTGGTGTGTGGATAAGTACGGGCAGCCTCTCCCAGGCTACACCACCAAGGGGAAGGAGGACGTGCACTGCTACAGCATGCAGAGCAAGTAG
- the IGFBP3 gene encoding insulin-like growth factor-binding protein 3 isoform X3 gives MQRARPTLWAAALTVLLVREPGCGCCLTCALSEGQPCGIYTERCGSGLRCQPSPDEARPLQALLDGRGLCVNSSAVSRLRAYLLPAPPAPGNASESEEDRSAGSVESPSVSSTHRVSDPKFHPVHSKIIIIKKGHAKDSQRYKVDYESQSTDTQNFSSESKRETEYGPCRREMEDTLNHLKFLNVLSPRGVHIPNCDKKGFYKKKQCRPSKGRKRGFCWCVDKYGQPLPGYTTKGKEDVHCYSMQSK, from the exons ATGCAGCGGGCGCGACCCACGCTCTGGGCCGCTGCGCTGACTGTGCTG CTGGTGCGCGAGCCGGGCTGCGGCTGCTGCCTGACGTGCGCGCTGAGCGAGGGCCAGCCGTGCGGCATCTACACCGAGCGCTGTGGCTCCGGCCTCCGCTGCCAGCCGTCGCCCGACGAGGCGCGCCCGCTGCAGGCGCTGCTGGACGGCCGCGGGCTCTGCGTCAACTCTAGTGCCGTCAGCCGCCTGCGCGCCTACCTGCTGCCAGCGCCGCCCGCTCCAG GAAATGCTAGTGAGTCGGAGGAAGACCGCAGCGCCGGCAGTGTGGAGAGCCCGTCCGTCTCCAGCACGCACCGGGTGTCTGATCCCAAGTTCCACCCCGTCCATTCAAAGATAATCATCATCAAGAAAGGGCATGCTAAAGACAGCCAGCGCTACAAAGTCGACTATGAGTCTCAGAGCACAGATACCCAGAACTTCTCCTCCGAGTCCAAGCGGGAGACAGAATAC GGTCCCTGCCGGAGAGAAATGGAAGACACACTGAATCACCTGAAGTTCCTCAACGTGCTGAGTCCCAGGGGTGTGCACATTCCCAACTGTGACAAGAAGGGATTTTATAAGAAAAAGCAG TGTCGCCCTTCCAAAGGCAGGAAGCGGGGCTTCTGCTGGTGTGTGGATAAGTACGGGCAGCCTCTCCCAGGCTACACCACCAAGGGGAAGGAGGACGTGCACTGCTACAGCATGCAGAGCAAGTAG
- the IGFBP3 gene encoding insulin-like growth factor-binding protein 3 isoform X2 yields MQRARPTLWAAALTVLVLLRGPPVARAGASSAGLGPVVRCEPCDARALAQCAPPPAVCAELVREPGCGCCLTCALSEGQPCGIYTERCGSGLRCQPSPDEARPLQALLDGRGLCVNSSAVSRLRAYLLPAPPAPGNASESEEDRSAGSVESPSVSSTHRVSDPKFHPVHSKIIIIKKGHAKDSQRYKVDYESQSTDTQNFSSESKRETEYGPCRREMEDTLNHLKFLNVLSPRGVHIPNCDKKGFYKKKQCRPSKGRKRGFCWCVDKYGQPLPGYTTKGKEDVHCYSMQSK; encoded by the exons ATGCAGCGGGCGCGACCCACGCTCTGGGCCGCTGCGCTGACTGTGCTGGTGCTGCTCCGCGGGCCGCCGGTGGCGAGGGCTGGCGCGAGCTCTGCGGGCTTGGGTCCCGTGGTGCGCTGCGAGCCGTGCGACGCGCGTGCACTGGCCCAGTGCGCGCCTCCGCCCGCCGTGTGCGCCGAGCTGGTGCGCGAGCCGGGCTGCGGCTGCTGCCTGACGTGCGCGCTGAGCGAGGGCCAGCCGTGCGGCATCTACACCGAGCGCTGTGGCTCCGGCCTCCGCTGCCAGCCGTCGCCCGACGAGGCGCGCCCGCTGCAGGCGCTGCTGGACGGCCGCGGGCTCTGCGTCAACTCTAGTGCCGTCAGCCGCCTGCGCGCCTACCTGCTGCCAGCGCCGCCCGCTCCAG GAAATGCTAGTGAGTCGGAGGAAGACCGCAGCGCCGGCAGTGTGGAGAGCCCGTCCGTCTCCAGCACGCACCGGGTGTCTGATCCCAAGTTCCACCCCGTCCATTCAAAGATAATCATCATCAAGAAAGGGCATGCTAAAGACAGCCAGCGCTACAAAGTCGACTATGAGTCTCAGAGCACAGATACCCAGAACTTCTCCTCCGAGTCCAAGCGGGAGACAGAATAC GGTCCCTGCCGGAGAGAAATGGAAGACACACTGAATCACCTGAAGTTCCTCAACGTGCTGAGTCCCAGGGGTGTGCACATTCCCAACTGTGACAAGAAGGGATTTTATAAGAAAAAGCAG TGTCGCCCTTCCAAAGGCAGGAAGCGGGGCTTCTGCTGGTGTGTGGATAAGTACGGGCAGCCTCTCCCAGGCTACACCACCAAGGGGAAGGAGGACGTGCACTGCTACAGCATGCAGAGCAAGTAG